Genomic window (Capricornis sumatraensis isolate serow.1 chromosome 1, serow.2, whole genome shotgun sequence):
cctgggactctccaggcaagaacactggagtgggttagcccaGAAGTCTAGATCCAGCAAAAACATCTATCAGGAATCAAGAAGATAACAAGACCTTCTCAGATGCAGGAAAACTGAGAGAGCTTGTCACCTGCACACCTACCCTTAAAAAATGTCTAAAGGATGCCCTTGAAcaagaaaggaaacaataaaagaaagcaaactggagggacttccttgatggtccagtggctaagactccatgatcccaacagaggaggcttgggtttgatccctggtgagggaattagatcccacgtgccacgactAAGGcctgatgtagccaaataaatgaatatttttaaaaggacgtctttgtggtccagtggttgggaatccacctgccaacgtggggggcacaggtttgatcccttgtccaggaagatttcacatgcctcggagcagctgagcccacgtgctgcaactactgaagcgcatgcccctaaagcccatgctctgccccAGGAAAAGccgctgcaacgagaagcctgtgcaccgcaactggagagaagccccaCTTGCAGCTGCTAAAGAAAGTCCACGTGccgcagcgaagacccagcacggccaacaaataaattttaaaaaataactttttaaaatttccttctaaaagaaagaatattggaaCATCAGGAGGAAGAACAAACAAGGGAGAAAGTAAAGATGGGGGTAAATGCAACATACCCCTTGTCTTCCTTTTCTTCGGCTTTCCAAAAGCAAAAATGCATGGGTCCTCAAGAGGCAAACCGCGCCTGCCGCAGGACTGATTTCACAGATTACCTGTCATTCCGTCAGTGTGGAACCCGCAGCACCTGCATCCATGTCTCCTGAGCGTTTCCTTGGCCGCTCACCAAACCCAGTTAAGCAGAATTTCTAGAGATGTGGGCCCCAGGACTGTGTCTGTAAAGGTTACCTCCACTAAGAAGTGAAGTCCTCAGACCTGAGTTGAACTTCTGTCAGTAGAGAGTCAGGCTCAGTCCCTCAATGTTAATACCTGAGGAAGGGGAAAGCAAAGTATTTTATGAATTCCCTGCAGGACTGGAACAAACTTCAAGGTTAAAGAAGTAATTGACATGCCACCTGGGGTGAAGGTCACACACCTCCAGATCATCACAGGGACTGTTCTAGGGAGTGTGGGCTCACACAGGCAACCGTCACTCTTCTATGCCTCagcttcttctgtaaaatggaggcagCATCTGCCCCTCCTAACTCATGGGGGCAAAGTGAAGAGCAAAATAGGCAAGCTGTCATGAGCTTGTAAATGATTGTTCTTACCTAGTGTGAACGATTAACCTCCCATTAGAGAGGGCCATCACTAGAAAACAAGCTCATGGTTACCAGGGCATAAGGGGGCTAGGGGGATAAAACtgagagattgggactgacagatacacactactgtacatatactagataactaataaaaaaaaaagtactgtaggagaaggaaatggcaacccactccagtattcttgcctggagaatccccatggacagagaagcctggtgggctacaatccatggggtcgcaaaaaaacatacaggactaagtgactaatacacacacacacacacacacatacataacagaagaaaatgaaaataaagacttaaaaaaaaaaaagaaacctactatagagcacagggaactctactcaatactgggtaatggcctatatggaaaagaatctttgaaaaagagtggatacatacatatgtgtaactgattcactttgctgtacacttgaaactcacacagcattgtaaatcagttgtgtgcatatgtgtgtgccggagctcagttgctaaatggtgtctgactcttgcgacctcagggactgtagcccaccaggctcctctgtccatgggactctccaggcaagaaaactggagggggttgccatttccttctccagatcttgtCCCTCAGCTATCtaaccaggtctcctgcctgcctctcctgcattggcaggcagattctataccactgagccacttgggaagccccgtaaatcaactgtactccaataaaaatttttaaataaagacagtCATCACGGTTCCCTTTTTGCTTTGAAATGTAATGTATCTGTGCTCTTCGCAAAGACTCCCGGAAAGGCAGAAATGGTTAAGATGAAATGGACCACTTAATTCAACCAGCAGAGTCTGGTTGATGGGCAGCGTTGGCATCGAAACGGATGAGGGTCCTGACATCTGCAGCGCTGGGAAGACAGCGTGATCACCACCGGGCTGAGGATGGGTGCCCACGACTGCTCCTCCCGGGGCGCCCCCGCAGGTCCCTAGCACTCACCTCCCTGAAAATGCAGCTCCAGATCCTGTCACCTCCTCTGGACAGGGACAGCAGTGACATGTGACAGGGGTCAGAGGGCTTGCAGAACCCTCGGGCTATTTCCAGTTGAGAGAAGGTATACTGTAAATTGTCCTTTTTAGGGAAGAGGGATGGTAGAACCTGGGAGTAAAAGCCCCAAggacttgggggtgggggacataGAAGGCTGtccaagtattttaaaataaagcgtCTCCACCAGCCGACTAGAGCGGCCAGCGATCAGTTACCCGCACTGGCGCCTCTTGGGTACCTCCCCGGGTCgagaaaaggcagaggccagAGCGCCGTGGGCGCAGGACGCGTGTCCGCCGAGCGCGCCCCGGGCCCGGCCGGAGCCCCTGACCTGTCGGCGGGACAGGACGGCAGGGCGCGGCGGGGTGGCCATCCGGGCCGGGCGCGCACGTGGTGCGGGGCAGGCGGGTTCCTCCCCTCTGAAGTCATGGACTTGGCTCACAGTACCGTGGCCAGCGCGCCAATGTGGCTTCGGCCAAAaaggcggaaaaaaaaaaaaaaaaggaaagcgcACAATGTGTTTCTTGTTAAGAGACTCGCAAGCGGGGCCTCGGGTTTTGCTTTGGGGGCAGTATTATAATATTAAGATGCAGCCTGATTCCGGACAAGCCCGCCCTTGTCGCTGGCCGGAGAGGGTTACCGCGGTTTCCCACGGACGCCGGCTGGTAGCCCGGCGGCCGAGGCGCTGCGTGCAGCGAGGGGTGGCGCACGGTGGACGGCGGCCCGGGGTCCGAGCGGTGACCCGGGCTCCCCGCGGGGGCCGGACCCCCGCGACGCGCGCCTCACGGCGGCGCAGACTCGGCGACGCCAGTCCCGCGCCCGCCAGCTCGCGGGCGGTCCGGGGTTGTTTTCCAAGCCCTTATCTCTCGCtcaagttaattttcttttttaatttggtgaCCGGAACAAAAGTCACAGGAAAATCCTTTGTGAAAGCCAAACGCAGCCACAAATCTGGGCACTTCACAGTGTTTGTAACTAAATATTTGCCGTGCTGGTAGTTAAATCGGCCCCTCCGCCAAACTTTCCAAACTTTGCTTTCTTTGAACGGGGCTGAAAGGTGATCTCCCTACAAGGAGATCAGACGGTTGAAAGCAATTGGATTTAGCACGCCGTTTTCCTGGTGCTCTTGAGATCTCTGGGCAAACAGGACCGCGCGCGAATCCTAGAAGGAATTAGGGCCGGGGTGGGGGCAGCGCGGGGGAGGGATGCCCGCTAAGCCACGGTAGTAGCTGAAGCGCTTTGTTAATGCAATTTATTAGCTGTGCGCGACGAGAAGTAAGAGGTTAGGCAGGTCTTCAAAACttccaaaagggagaaaaataaacatccCCTTGTTTGCTTTTTGTGGTTTGGTTCATTTTCTTCCCCTCTCGTTGCCCCTCATCTAAGGCTGTTTTAAACCCAAATTCGGTTATCTGGTTTCAGTGAGGGTTCTCTCTTGCCAAGGTATTAAATAAACAACCAAAGCAAAAACTTGAATCCTTATGTAACCCAGATGCTGTTTCCTCGaaaaccacaacaaactctgcTAAACCAGATAACCGGCTCGGGAACAGTCGTGtgtcctcaccccacccccacccccagggtccGCCGAGGACAGTCGTGTTCAGGACCTCCTCTCCAGGGCAGACGATAAATAATTGCTGCTAACACTCTAAGCCGCGGATGCGCACCCCGAGGGATCCGGATACCATAAACTGTCCGGGAATGTTGGCATCTGGTTCTTAAAATGGAACTTTCCCTAGAGATAAAGCCAGGACCGAGGCGGCGTCTGCGTCCTTGGCCCCACTTGGATGTTTTCTGGCCTCTTGATGTTCGCAGCTGAAAGCGCAGCTCTGGAAAGAGGCGACGTCTGCCCGGCTTTGTAGTGGTAATGAGAACGCAGACGCGGGTCGTCCGCGCGCAGAGGCTGGGAGCCGCGGGAACCGGCTGCCCATCCTCCAGCCTCAGGGAGGGCGAGGGGAGGGGGCCGTcctgggagggggaaaaaaaaaatctgattttttttttagggcaACCTCCCAAGGTTCCGAGGATGGGCAGTATGTGGGGGCGGGAGGGAGCCCTTCAAAGGTATTTTGGGGGAGTCCAGCTCCTCCTCGTGAGGATCCCAAGGAATAAATCACTTTTGCCCTCCACTGAGACAGTCACTTTCTCCCCATCAGCCCTCCCCTCGCGCCGGCCCCACCCTGAGCGCCTCGGTTgcgaaaacaaataaaataaagcaaaaccttTTGCTTTGGCAACCTCTAAGCCACATGACGCCTCCTCTGCACAAGGaagatttctttcttctccctctcctggctttgtgtgtgtgtgtgtgtgtgtgtgtgtgtgtgtgtgtgtgtgtgtgttttcttctctcccaaccagccccccttttcttttcttctcggTCCTCCTTCCTTGCCCCAAATCGCTGGAAACTTAAGACGCGCGGCGGCTGCAGGTGCGCGCGGGccgggcggcggggccggggcgcgCCGGGGCCGGCCGGGCCTCGCAGGCATTGATCAGCTGGGCGCGCGCGCTGAGTGACGGCGCGGTTGCCATGGCAGCCGCCTGAGCGGCGCCGCGAGGACAAGGCGGCCGGGCGGCGTGAATGGGCGGCGTCACGCGCCTGGCGCCAGAGAGTCTGCTCCCGGGctccggccccggccccgccgcgGCCCGGcccgcgcgccgccgccgccgcagccgcgCATTCATCACCTGTCAGGGCTCGCTCGGGGGGTCACGGGCGGGATGGACGCAGCTGGGAGAACAAAACCGGGGGGAAGAGAGGCGAGCGCTCCCCAGCGCGCCAGATGTGCCGGGAGGACCTTGAGACACCCCCTCCTCcgcaaccccccccccccgccttccCGCAGGCTCCTCCCGCCCCCAGTTGCATCacgcggggcggggggtgggggggtaggaATTGCAAAGGCCGTCCGGCCAGCCTGGCGCGCCCGGCCCAGAGCTGCTTCTCATTACCGCGAGGGGCCAGTCGCGCTGGGAGCCGGCGGCCGGGCCGGGGTGGAGACCGAGGGAGTGAAGCCCTGGAACCAGGTTAGGCGACCTTCCTGGGCCGGCGTGTGACTTTaagtggggggggtgggggcatgcatctccaccccaccccccccaccggAAACCATTCACACCTTCCCACCACCCACGGATCTAGCAGAACCAGGGCCCATCTGCAGCTTTAGAGGCCTCAAATTCAAGCCCACGGagacaccaatggacagattttttttttgtaacccaCCTCACCATTTTCCCgatgaaaacataattttaaaggtAATGGCGAACTGGGCTTGCTGAGACAGAACGTACTAGGAACtcaggcctttaaaaaaaaatcatgaacctCATAGTCCCCTTAAGTTGATCTTTAAATGAATGTAGAACTGGTTGGCCTGCCAGTCGAATCGAATTCCACTCATCCAGGCTGACTGGACTCTGACATGGCCGATAGAGGAAGAAACACCAGAAAACTTTCACCATATTTAGCAGTTTTCTGCATCAGGGTACACACATGAGCCTGGGAGAAGGCAGTGCCTTAATCAACTTTGCGAGTGTGCAAAGTAATCCCGCACAAGGCTCATTAGGAAGCAGCCCGGAGCCCGGCTGGAGGGATAATGAGGCTGGCACGGATGTTAACATACGGTGTCCTTGGAAAAAGCTAGGAATGCGTCAGTATCTCAGAGCTGCAATGTCCAAGAATCACAAGTAATAATTTGAGAATCCCAAAGATGTTTGTTTACATTGGCTATTATTGTAAAATAGTCAAAGGATAACATCATGAACCAAAATAGTGTCAAAACAAAATCTGTTCCACCGTGGCACGTATGTGACagaaacacatgcacacaaagaACATCAAAAGGTTCGAACTGTGGGGACTCAGGATGAAATCATTTCCAGACTTAATATCAGAGGAGAGGTGGGGACTCCACTGCTGTGCGCAAAGAAGTCGCAGGCAGCATTTGCTGGGCAGGCCCTGAGCAGATTTCTCTGCTGGTCAGGAAACCATCACCTCTATCCTCCCACCTGAGGTGGCTGGATTTTCGGAAGGTGATATCCACCCTAGCGCCACCAACTTTTCCTCCCTGGAGAGCAGCTGTAGTGCAGGCACATGGCTGTAGTTGGTGTCCAGGACCAGACCGGCTGGTCCCCCAGCTGAGGAATTAATCATTAACTGAAGAAAAatatactgtttccccattattaAGCTTTACTTTTTCTCCAGTTCtgccctccttttccttcttaaagGCCGAGGAGATGCAGATTGAGATAAAGTAAGCAAGACACTGAAAAATAGAATGCTTTTTCAGACTTTCTAGTTTATTGTATtctagaaaaatgatttttaaaacaactaaCTTACTGTAGTCTTCCGTTAAGTTAGAATTATGTGTGAATTCACTGAAGAGGATTTGAGTAAAGAACTGCAAACTGTAGTTCTTAAAagatttctagaaagaaaaattttttaaaagttgagggCGGGTGACACAACCTGAAGCTGCCTCCAGTACTGGTGCTAAGAAGATTCCCAACCTGGTAcctgatagatttttttaaaaacagtgtgAAGATATTGACCGTGGCTAGGGCCACCTACCtgtacaaaactttaaaaatacagcaGGCACTGAAATGTGAGAGCACAAATCACGATGTGTGCATAGCTAGTCACCTTGCTTTGCCACCGACACTGCAGAGCGGACCAGCAGCCTGTCAAGGGTAGTGTATGTAAATACAGCTTCAATATGCAAATACTCCTAATGATTTCCGATTAATAGCTTTATTATAATAGCCCTTCCCAGTGTTAGAGAAGGAACCCAGGAAGGCTCCCGCGCGTCTCGAGCTCCTTAGCGATCAGCACGGTTATCCAGTAAGTACTCACTTCACAGAGTTTACTATACTGCCTTCTGCGTTGCTCCGGGTTGCACGATCCCACACTTAAACCTGTCGTTGAAATGCGCGCGCGTGGgtgttttggggtttgtttttataAAGCTTTTCCTGATCTTAAGAGGCCGATGTCAATCTACAAACATCAGTTGTCGATGGCAAAGTTATTTGCGTTTTCCCTTTTTTCGGAAATGCTTTCCATAACGTCTTGATGACTTTCCGGGAGGAGCGGGGAACCGTGGTGGCTTTCCCCCTCTGCCGTGCAGACTCCGCGGGGGTGCTGTGATCTTAGTGATGCTGAAAGCTTGAAGGAGTAGCAGCCTCCGTCGGGGGGCACCTTTAGGGGGAGGGTCCCGCCTAGTGATCGGGATTGGAATTGGGGTGCACACTTACGGTCCCGGGGTGTCCCCGCCCCCACCGCGTCTGCGCCCCGCTGCTCCCGTCGCTCGGCCGTCCCCcggcccctgcccacccccaggtcCCCCTGGGCCCGGCGCTCACAGTACTCTATTTACCACCTCAGCTGGGCTGGCGCCCGTTCCGCCCACCCCCACGGCGATTGGCTGCAAACGCGGAAGGACGGAGCTCTCCCCTCGCGCCCGCACCTACCAATGGGCGCGCCCGCCCGGCCTGATGGACGCGCCGCCTCCCACCAATGGGGTCGCGGGGAAGCCGGGTCGTGTGGCCCCGGCGAGCGCGTATAAAAGCCGCCGGGCCGGGCTCTCCGCTTCATTCTGAGCCGAGCGCGGTGCCGAGCGCAGCGAGCTTCgcaggaggcggcggcggcggcggcggcctgaGCTTCGGGGCAGCCCGCTTCCCTCCTCCCAATCGCTTCGCTTCCCTTCCCCGCGATCAGCATGAAAGCCTTCAGTCCAGTGAGGTCCGTTAGGAAAAACAGCCTTTCGGACCACGGCCTGGGCATCTCCCGGAGcaaaaccccagtggacgacccgaTGAGCCTGCTGTACAACATGAACGACTGCTACTCCAAGCTCAAGGAGCTGGTGCCCAGCATCCCGCAAAACAAGAAGGTGAGCAAGATGGAAATCCTGCAGCACGTCATCGACTACATCTTGGACTTGCAGATCGCGCTGGACTCGCACCCCACCATCGTTAGCCTGCACCACCAGCGACCCGGACAGAGCCAGGCGTCCAGGACGCCGCTCACCACCCTCAACACCGACATCAGCATCCTGTCCTTGCAGGTAAGACCCGCTCCCCCCAGCGATGCTCGGGTAGAGCCGTTGTCAGGCGGCGGGCCCTAGTCGCTGACTTACAGAGGGGCTAATAACTTTATCACTGTCCCTGTTACAgtcatttaaacaaacaaacaaatctgcTGTGGAAGGACTCGTGTGCGTGAAATTGTTATGTGAATGCCTCTGAGTCTGAATTCATCATAAACGTGGGTTATTGGAACTTGCTGTTcaaaattaaactatttttttttaaagaggttcTTTCTCCTTAAGGTTGTCTAACGTCTTGTGCCTTTCCCCCCCACCTTTCTCTCGCAGGCTTCTGAATTCCCTTCTGAATTAATGTCAAATGACAGCAAAGCGCTCTGTGGCTGAATAAATGGTGAGTGTCTGCTTGTGTCCCCCGTTGGTGAACTGGCgcttggagtgtgtgtgtgcgcgcgtagGTACTTGCGTATCTGTAAAATTTGGGGGTTTGGTAAATGAACGTGTACTTCGTTGTGTTGCACGTAGTACATTGTTTACGCGTACTAGACATGAAGAGCCATCTAGCTTCTGTTATTCAAAATCCCAGAacgttttctttaaaaaagaaaaagaaaagaaaaagaaaaaatcaatgcCTGTAACTTACTCCCAAGGTGGTGAAGGAGAATACGTAACTGGCTTCTTGTGCGCCTGTAACATGCCCCGGCTGTTTTCTGCTATTGCTCTGGTACTATGAGGTACTAACCTCCATATGATTAATCTTATCACCGCAAATTCCATAGGGATCCTCCTTCCCCAAAACTCCAGCCCCCTGGGATCGGCTAGTTGAGCATTGCTACCCTGTGTCTCAGACCCTGTGGTGTGGGATTCCGACTTCCCTATCTGTTAACTAAAGGGCTGTTTTCAATCAAATAATTGTTACAAGAAGCAGACTGGCGCCTGTGAGCACTGCCGTTGGAGATCCAAATAGGAGATTGCGTTGGGAAGTTTTCCCCTGAGTCTCTgctattttaatgtttaatttgcgCTGTCCAGGCCGAGTGTGTGCGCTGCATCTGGACGCCAGGGTTTGCCCAATGTTTGAGTGTTTGGTTAAATGTTCAAACTGCGGCTTCCTCCTGGCGCCAGTCTGCCTGTCTCTGCCCTTAGGTGAAAACCTCCTAAACAGTCCTTTCTCTCCCGATCTCTTGCAGGTgttcatgacttttttttccctttgcacaacaacaacaacaaatccacaGGCTCTTTTAAGGCGCTGAACTTATTTTTCAACCATTTCACAAGGAGGACAACAAGTCGAAtggacctttaaaaaaaagtggaagGAAAACTTAAGAATGATCAACTTCCCCAGGGTGTTTTCTGACCTGGACTGTG
Coding sequences:
- the ID2 gene encoding DNA-binding protein inhibitor ID-2; the encoded protein is MKAFSPVRSVRKNSLSDHGLGISRSKTPVDDPMSLLYNMNDCYSKLKELVPSIPQNKKVSKMEILQHVIDYILDLQIALDSHPTIVSLHHQRPGQSQASRTPLTTLNTDISILSLQASEFPSELMSNDSKALCG